A DNA window from Hydra vulgaris chromosome 13, alternate assembly HydraT2T_AEP contains the following coding sequences:
- the LOC136089429 gene encoding uncharacterized protein LOC136089429, protein MKTMKKDGCRSDYLKLVELTTMVLSGDEQYKLRKPGPVHHARFMAKGIYFLKMYLLIDNISSLTDFEKKEINDMAFFTAVFYTEWFIKAEIPAIAPYQDMKALWQMVRYSKINPVQAKPVIESLKRHTWYIDPNILVMSLVDKNVQERSDIAKKLYSTPRPTTYAIERHQVNLNILNSLMFDDDTPPSLIPLLTDQSWLIFHILNHANAEVQWLKTPSEIWDLNDYYLEFKQFVNNLEVVNDCSERAIKLVQELINKSHNEDKRQSTFLVSNKYKSERTIKKKYDYVKNSLFTK, encoded by the exons atgaaaacaatgaaaaag gaTGGATGTAGGTCTGATTATCTAAAGTTAGTGGAATTGACAACAATGGTTTTATCTGGTGATGAACAGTACAAACTAAGAAAACCTGGGCCTGTACACCATGCCAGGTTTATGGCAAAAGgaatatactttttgaaaatgtatctCCTTATAGACAACATTTCTAGCTTGACAGATTTCGAGaagaaagaaataaatgatATGGCATTCTTCACAGCTGTATTTTACACTGAGTGGTTTATAAAGGCTGAAATTCCTGCTATTGCTCCATATCAG GATATGAAAGCTCTTTGGCAGATGGTGAGATACTCAAAAATCAATCCTGTCCAGGCAAAACCTGTTATAGAGTCTCTAAAGAGACACACCTGGTACATAGACCCAAATATTCTAGTTATGTCTCTTGTTGACAAAAATGTACAAGAACGGAGTGACATTGCCAAGAAGTTGTACTCAACCCCAAGACCAACAACTTATGCCATAGAGAGAcatcaagttaatttaaatatactgaACTCCCTTATGTTTGATGATGATACTCCCCCAAGTTTGATCCCGCTTTTAACTGACCAGAGTTGgttaatttttcatatcttAAACCATGCAAATGCTGAAGTACAGTGGCTTAAGACTCCATCTGAGATATGGGATCTAAATGACTATTACCTAGAATTCAAACAATTTGTGAATAATCTTGAAGTAGTAAATGACTGTAGTGAGAGGGCTATAAAACTAGTTCAG gAACTGATCAATAAATCGCACAATGAGGATAAAAGACAAAGTACCTTCCTTGTATCAAACAAATATAAGAGcgaaagaacaattaaaaaaaaatatgattatgtaaaaaattctttgtttacaaaataa